Within Caloranaerobacter ferrireducens, the genomic segment AGAAACTCAATCAAACATTTCTCAAAATTATATTCCAGAAGAAGTAGCAAAATATATAAGTATCAAGTTGAATATTCCTACAAGTAAGGTTTATGATGTTATTACTTTTTTCTCAGCTCTTAACGATAAGCCAAAGGGAAAACACGTTATTCAACTATGTAAAAGTACTACCTGTAGATTGAATAAGTATCAAAAAGTTAGAGAGATTTTAGAAAGAGAATTAGGTATTAAAATGGGTGAGACTACAGAAGATGGAGAATTTAGTCTTGAATATACAGCTTGTTTCGGTGCTTGTGATATCTCGCCTGCATTTAGAATTGATGATAAGGTTTATGGAAATTTAAATGAGACTAAAATTAAAGAGATTATTAATAGTTACAGGAGGATTAATCATGAATAGAGTTGTTAATGTTATAACAAAAAATTTTAACAAATATAATATAGAATCAATTGATGAGTATGTTAAATTAGGCGGATTTGAAGCTTTGAAGAAAGCTTTTGAATTAGGGCCACAAGGTGTTATCGATGAGATTAAAGCTTCTGGATTAAGAGGAAGAGGTGGAGCAGCATACCCAACGGGGAAAAAATGGGAACAAGCAGCGAATGTAAAGGGAGATAGAAAAATTATTATATGTAATGCAGATGAAGGAGAACCAGCAACTTTTAAAGATAGATATTTACTAGAATATGACCCTTATAAAATAATAGAGGGAATGACCATTGCTGCTTATACAGTTAAAGCAAATGAAGGTTATATCTATATTAGAGAAGAATATAAACATCTTCATAACAAGGTTAGAAGAGCTATTGAATTAGCGAAAAAAGCCGGTTATTTAGGTGAAAAGATTTTAGGTACTGATTTTAAATTTGATATAAAGGTATTTTCAGGAGCAGGGGCCTATGTCTGTGGTGAAAATTCTTCTTTAATTGAGTCAATGGAGGGTAAAAGTGGTAGACCAAGAATAAAACCTCCATATATTAAACAATGTGGACTTTATAATCTTCCTACACTTGTAAACAATGTGGAAACGTTTGCCGCAGCAGCATCTATATTATTAATAGGTTCTGAAGAATATACAAAGTACGGAACTTCTGAAAGTAAAGGTACGAAATTAATTAGTTTATGTGGAAATATTAACAAGCCAGGTGCATATGAAATTCCTTTTGGTGTTACTTTAAGAGAAATTATATATGATATCGGTGGAGGTATTAAAGAAAATAAAAAATTAAAATTTCTTCAGCTTGGAGGGGCATCTGGAGCTATCGTTCCTGCTGATATGATAGATTTAAGATATTGTTATAAAGAATTAAAGGATCATGGAATTGAAATAGGTTCTGGTGCAATATTGGTAGCAGACGAAACAAATAGTGTGGTTGATTTCATAAAATCTGTACAAGACTTTTTCTTACATGAAAGTTGTGGAAAATGTACACCATGTAGAGAAGGAAACAGACAGATTACAAAAATAATCAATAGATTTGTTGCTGGAGATGCTAGTATAACAGATTTGAAAACAGTAGAAAAATTTGCCAACGTTATGAAATACGCTTCATTTTGTGGATTAGGAAAAACTGCTCCGACAGCTTTGCTCTCAGCGATAAAGCATTTTCCAGTAGAGTTTTATCAGCGAATTTATAAAGTGAGTAGATAAAGATACTAAAGTTCATAATATTGAGGAGGTTAAAAATGAGTAACTGTACAATTACTATTGATAATAAAGTAATAACTGTACCAGAAGGTACTACTATATTAGAAGCGGCTAAGAAAGTCGGTATTAATATTCCAACATTATGTCACCATCCAGATCAAAAAGTTAAAGCCAATTGTAGAATATGTTTAGTACAAACAGGACCTAATAAATTAGTTACTGCTTGCTCCACTCCAGTTTGGGATGGAATGAAAGTAAATACACATTCAAAATTAGTTAGAGATACGCAAAGAGGAGTACTTGAGCTAATTTTAGCAAATCACCCACAGGACTGTCTTAAGTGTATTAGAAATGGTAAATGTGAACTTCAGAAACTTTGTGAAATGTTTAATATTTCTAAGACTAATCTTGAAGAAGAAGTAGATTCTTTAGAAATAGATGAATCAAATCCAGCAATTATAAGAGATCATAGTAAGTGTATAAAATGCAATAGATGTATAGAAGTTTGTCAAGAAGTTCAAGGGGTAGGGATATTAAGTCAAGCACATAGATCAATCAATTATTGTATAACTCCTGCGTTTGAAAAGAAACTTATCAATACTTTGTGCGTTTTTTGTGGACAGTGTACTACTGTGTGTCCAGTTGGTGCTATATATGAAAAAGATGATACAGAGAAGGTATGGAACGCTCTATATGATGAAACTCTTCATGTAATTGTACAAATAGCTCCAGCTGTTAGGGTAAGTATAGGTGAGGAATTTGGCTTTGAGCCAGGTACAAATGTAACAGGAAAAGTAGTAGCTTCTCTTAGAAGACTTGGTTTTGATAAAGTGTTTGATACTAATTTTACTGCAGACTTAACAATAATTGAAGAAGGTCATGAATTATTACACAGAATACAGAATAATGGTGTGCTACCTATGATAACATCATGTAGTCCAGGTTGGATAAATTATTTAGAGGGGTTTTATCCAGACTTAATTAAGCATGTATCAACTTGTAAATCTCCTCAACAAATGTTTGGTGCACTTTCAAAAACATATTATGCTGAAAAAATGGGATTAGATCCATCGAAGATATTTACTGTATCTATAATGCCTTGTACAGCTAAGAAATATGAGGCTGATAGAGTAGAAATGTCATCCTATGGTTATAAAGACGTGGATGCAGTGCTTACAACAAGGGAACTTGCAAGAATGCTTAAATCTGCAAGTATTGATTTAGCAAATATTGAAGAAGAGGAATTTGATGAGCCTTTCGGAATTACAACAGGAGCAGCAGTAATATTTGGTGCAACTGGTGGGGTTATGGAGGCAGCTCTTAGAACGGTTTATGAGTTAGTAACTGAAAAAGAGCTTGAAAAGCTAGATTTTACTGAAGTTAGAGGACTAGAAGGCATTAAAGAAGCTGAAATTGATTTAAATGGGACATCTGTAAAAGTAGCTGTGGCTCATGGACTAAGCAATGCAAAGAAAATATTAGATATGGTTAAAAATGGGGAAGCAGATTATACATTCATCGAAATTATGTGTTGCCCAGGCGGATGCATTGGTGGTGGAGGACAGCCTATAGGAACTACTACTAAGGTTAAGGAAGAAAGAATTAAGGGTATTTATAATGTTGATAAAAGTATGAAGATTAGAAAGTCCCATGAAAATCCTGCGATCAAGCAGCTATATAAAGAGTTTTTAGGTAAGCCTCTTGGGAAGGTTTCTCATAAATTACTTCATACATCATATAGCCCTAGAAATCAAATATTAGATATAGACTATCTAAAATATGATAGCGAAGTTGCTACAACTGAAGAATAGAGTTAAAATATAGATAAAGTAATTTTAACTTGGAATCCACAGGCTTAGTTTTTATACTGGGCTTGTGGATTTTGTTTTGGTATATAGAAAATTATTAATTATGGATAAATTAACACAATTCCTGTTAAGTAAAATATGGAGAAAACAAGAGATTTTATAAGAAAAAAATAAATTAATTGAATAAAATTAATATGATTGGGTATCAA encodes:
- a CDS encoding complex I 24 kDa subunit family protein encodes the protein MEKFTTKRSLFDKIDSILEKHNWNKNDLLAILLETQSNISQNYIPEEVAKYISIKLNIPTSKVYDVITFFSALNDKPKGKHVIQLCKSTTCRLNKYQKVREILERELGIKMGETTEDGEFSLEYTACFGACDISPAFRIDDKVYGNLNETKIKEIINSYRRINHE
- a CDS encoding complex I 51 kDa subunit family protein, which gives rise to MNRVVNVITKNFNKYNIESIDEYVKLGGFEALKKAFELGPQGVIDEIKASGLRGRGGAAYPTGKKWEQAANVKGDRKIIICNADEGEPATFKDRYLLEYDPYKIIEGMTIAAYTVKANEGYIYIREEYKHLHNKVRRAIELAKKAGYLGEKILGTDFKFDIKVFSGAGAYVCGENSSLIESMEGKSGRPRIKPPYIKQCGLYNLPTLVNNVETFAAAASILLIGSEEYTKYGTSESKGTKLISLCGNINKPGAYEIPFGVTLREIIYDIGGGIKENKKLKFLQLGGASGAIVPADMIDLRYCYKELKDHGIEIGSGAILVADETNSVVDFIKSVQDFFLHESCGKCTPCREGNRQITKIINRFVAGDASITDLKTVEKFANVMKYASFCGLGKTAPTALLSAIKHFPVEFYQRIYKVSR
- a CDS encoding NADH-dependent [FeFe] hydrogenase, group A6; the protein is MSNCTITIDNKVITVPEGTTILEAAKKVGINIPTLCHHPDQKVKANCRICLVQTGPNKLVTACSTPVWDGMKVNTHSKLVRDTQRGVLELILANHPQDCLKCIRNGKCELQKLCEMFNISKTNLEEEVDSLEIDESNPAIIRDHSKCIKCNRCIEVCQEVQGVGILSQAHRSINYCITPAFEKKLINTLCVFCGQCTTVCPVGAIYEKDDTEKVWNALYDETLHVIVQIAPAVRVSIGEEFGFEPGTNVTGKVVASLRRLGFDKVFDTNFTADLTIIEEGHELLHRIQNNGVLPMITSCSPGWINYLEGFYPDLIKHVSTCKSPQQMFGALSKTYYAEKMGLDPSKIFTVSIMPCTAKKYEADRVEMSSYGYKDVDAVLTTRELARMLKSASIDLANIEEEEFDEPFGITTGAAVIFGATGGVMEAALRTVYELVTEKELEKLDFTEVRGLEGIKEAEIDLNGTSVKVAVAHGLSNAKKILDMVKNGEADYTFIEIMCCPGGCIGGGGQPIGTTTKVKEERIKGIYNVDKSMKIRKSHENPAIKQLYKEFLGKPLGKVSHKLLHTSYSPRNQILDIDYLKYDSEVATTEE